The proteins below come from a single Ewingella sp. CoE-038-23 genomic window:
- a CDS encoding IS1-like element IS1A family transposase (programmed frameshift) has protein sequence MASVSISCPSCSATDGVVRNSKSTAGHQRYLCSHCRKTWQLQFTYTASQPGTHQKIIDMAMNGVGCRATARIMGVGLNTILRHFKKLRPQSVTSRIQPGSDVIVCAEMDEQWGYVGAKSRQRWLFYAYDRLRKTVVAHVFGERTMATLGRLMSLLSPFDVVIWMTDGWPLYESRLKGKLHVISKRYTQRIERHNLNLRQHLARLGRKSLSLSKSVELHDKVIGHYLNIKHYQ, from the exons GTGGCTTCTGTTTCTATCAGCTGTCCCTCCTGTTCAGCTACTGACGGGGTGGTGCGTAACAGCAAAAGCACTGCCGGACATCAGCGCTATCTCTGCTCTCACTGCCGTAAAACATGGCAACTGCAGTTCACTTACACCGCTTCTCAACCCGGTACGCACCAGAAAATCATTGATATGGCCATGAATGGTGTTGGATGCCGGGCAACCGCCCGCATTATGGGCGTTGGCCTCAACACGATTTTACGTCACT TTAAAAAACTCAGGCCGCAGTCGGTAACCTCGCGCATACAGCCGGGCAGTGACGTCATCGTCTGCGCGGAAATGGACGAACAGTGGGGCTATGTCGGGGCTAAATCGCGCCAGCGCTGGCTGTTTTACGCGTATGACAGGCTCCGGAAGACGGTTGTTGCGCACGTATTCGGTGAACGCACTATGGCGACGCTGGGGCGTCTTATGAGCCTGCTGTCACCCTTTGACGTGGTGATATGGATGACGGATGGCTGGCCGCTGTATGAATCCCGCCTGAAGGGAAAGCTGCACGTAATCAGCAAGCGATATACGCAGCGAATTGAGCGGCATAACCTGAATCTGAGGCAGCACCTGGCACGGCTGGGACGGAAGTCGCTGTCGCTCTCAAAATCGGTGGAGCTGCATGACAAAGTCATCGGGCATTATCTGAACATAAAACACTATCAATAA
- a CDS encoding Replication protein — protein MSEQIFPFSPVANSVSASVYRPSRRGEANRLRKGQSKTHRNNQPVYTGKTPRGMAAKVVACFRQHDWRRNADLIALRRTGYTPYSRASDPAFTPKPMRITPRSESREALTSLSLVLAANCDYSPDSDYLFEMMLPVEEIARRMNALHVYENGRKAYDVLLHALRVMEQLDYVVIHRDRDADSGQNKPMRIFLTDKCFTSRGIAVESIREWLHKYRQWAVASGLAESMQQKYQRHLLKMARLGISIDRHHSLKNRLRQIKRWVVSPELRDEKARTEADIGAVLDEQARKVRQLRPAKETNRYQNAWRRYTAAGQLTMVAQMSLESALKAEFPTLLAKDAEAFYQRLLERAGVPLS, from the coding sequence GTGTCTGAGCAAATATTTCCATTCTCACCGGTAGCAAACAGTGTTTCTGCCAGTGTTTATCGTCCTTCGCGCCGGGGTGAAGCTAACCGTCTGCGCAAAGGGCAGTCGAAGACGCACCGCAACAACCAGCCGGTCTACACGGGCAAAACGCCGCGCGGCATGGCCGCAAAAGTGGTGGCCTGCTTCCGCCAGCACGACTGGCGTCGAAATGCCGATCTGATCGCACTTCGCCGTACGGGTTACACGCCTTACTCCCGTGCGTCTGACCCCGCCTTTACTCCTAAACCTATGCGTATTACCCCTCGCTCTGAGAGCCGTGAGGCGCTGACTTCTCTGTCCCTGGTTCTGGCCGCAAATTGTGACTACAGCCCGGACAGCGATTACCTTTTCGAAATGATGCTGCCGGTGGAAGAGATTGCCCGCCGCATGAACGCGCTGCACGTTTATGAGAACGGCCGCAAGGCGTATGACGTATTGCTCCATGCCCTGCGCGTCATGGAACAGCTGGACTACGTGGTGATACACCGCGACCGCGACGCCGACTCTGGCCAGAACAAGCCCATGCGTATTTTTCTCACCGACAAATGCTTTACCTCACGCGGCATCGCGGTTGAAAGCATCCGGGAGTGGTTGCATAAATATCGCCAGTGGGCGGTAGCCAGCGGACTGGCAGAGTCGATGCAGCAGAAGTACCAGCGTCACCTGCTCAAAATGGCGCGTCTGGGCATCAGCATCGACCGCCACCATTCCCTCAAAAACCGGCTGAGACAGATAAAACGCTGGGTTGTCAGCCCGGAGCTGCGCGATGAAAAAGCGCGTACTGAGGCGGACATTGGCGCCGTTCTTGACGAACAGGCGCGTAAAGTGCGGCAATTGCGTCCGGCAAAAGAGACAAATCGTTACCAGAATGCCTGGCGTCGCTATACTGCCGCCGGCCAACTGACGATGGTCGCGCAAATGTCACTGGAAAGCGCCCTCAAAGCCGAGTTCCCGACGCTGCTGGCCAAGGATGCTGAGGCGTTTTATCAGCGGCTCCTGGAGCGCGCCGGCGTTCCACTGTCTTAA
- the lacY gene encoding lactose permease, whose protein sequence is MYYLKNTNFWMFGLFFFFYFFIMGAYFPFFPIWLHDINHISKSDTGIIFAAISLFSLLFQPLFGLLSDKLGLRKYLLWIITGMLVVFAPFFIFIFGPLLQYNILVGAIVGGIYLGFCFNAGAPAVEAFIEKVSRRSNFEFGRARMFGCVGWALCASIVGIMFTINNQFVFWLGSGCALLLAVLLFFAKTDAPSSATVANAVGANHSAFSLKLALELFRQPKLWFLSLYVIGVSCTYDVFDQQFANFFTSFFATGEQGTRVFGYVTTMGELLNASIMFFAPLIINRIGGKNALLLAGTIMSVRIIGSSFATSALEVVTLKTLHMFEVPFLLVGSFKYITSQFEVRFSATIYLVCFCFFKQLAMIFMSILAGNMYESIGFQGAYLVLGLVALGFTLISVFTLSGPGPLSLLRRQVNEVA, encoded by the coding sequence ATGTACTATTTAAAAAACACAAACTTTTGGATGTTCGGTTTATTCTTTTTCTTTTACTTTTTTATCATGGGAGCCTACTTCCCGTTTTTCCCGATTTGGCTACATGACATCAACCATATCAGCAAAAGTGATACGGGTATTATTTTTGCCGCTATTTCTCTGTTCTCGCTATTATTCCAACCGCTGTTTGGTCTGCTTTCTGACAAACTCGGGCTGCGCAAATACCTGCTGTGGATTATTACCGGCATGTTAGTGGTGTTTGCGCCGTTCTTTATTTTTATCTTCGGGCCACTGTTACAATACAACATTTTAGTAGGAGCGATTGTTGGTGGTATTTATCTTGGCTTTTGTTTTAACGCCGGTGCGCCAGCAGTAGAGGCATTTATCGAGAAAGTCAGCCGTCGTAGTAATTTCGAATTTGGTCGCGCGCGGATGTTTGGCTGTGTTGGCTGGGCGCTGTGTGCCTCGATTGTCGGCATCATGTTCACCATCAATAATCAGTTTGTTTTCTGGCTGGGTTCTGGCTGTGCACTCCTCCTCGCCGTTTTACTCTTTTTCGCCAAAACGGATGCGCCCTCTTCTGCCACGGTTGCCAATGCGGTAGGTGCCAACCATTCGGCATTTAGCCTTAAGCTGGCGCTGGAACTGTTCAGACAGCCAAAACTGTGGTTTTTGTCACTGTATGTTATTGGCGTTTCCTGCACCTACGATGTTTTTGACCAACAGTTTGCTAATTTCTTTACTTCGTTCTTTGCTACCGGTGAACAGGGTACGCGGGTATTTGGCTACGTAACGACAATGGGCGAATTACTTAACGCCTCGATTATGTTTTTTGCGCCACTGATCATTAATCGCATCGGTGGGAAAAACGCCCTGCTGCTGGCTGGCACTATTATGTCAGTACGTATTATTGGCTCATCGTTCGCTACCTCAGCACTGGAAGTGGTTACTCTGAAAACGCTGCATATGTTTGAAGTACCGTTCCTGCTGGTGGGCAGCTTTAAATATATTACCAGCCAGTTTGAAGTGCGTTTTTCAGCGACGATTTATCTGGTCTGTTTCTGCTTCTTTAAGCAACTGGCGATGATTTTTATGTCTATTCTGGCGGGCAATATGTATGAAAGCATCGGTTTCCAGGGCGCTTACCTGGTGCTGGGTCTGGTGGCGCTGGGCTTCACCTTAATTTCCGTGTTCACGCTTAGCGGCCCCGGCCCACTTTCCCTGCTGCGTCGCCAGGTGAATGAAGTCGCTTAA
- a CDS encoding IS91 family transposase, translating into MYIPRPAKLLFQHDDGWSRYLDKHGDALSDWTKLAVERMLACGTCAMGVRRYCCASPDCTHSRFFCQSCKSKACSSCGLKATEQWIAEQQHILPDCDWQHITFTMPHLLWPFFNNNWPLLNDLFRCATRAMLRWARQQGIEVGIFCALHTYGRQLNQHPHIHVSVTRGGLDIKHSTWRQLFFKKKEVEQIWRNAVVYLLRDNYAQINPGGLPGLGHIRNEDRWHRYLHAQYRRAWKVHFAKKTRGAWRSVKYLGRYLKRPPVAASQLRHYRGGAVVHQYYDHRTQQHKRQKISQEEMLQRYVSHIPARHFKMVRYYGFLANRKRGSLLPKVYNALEMTVREKPKRPGFAVLMKGFLGTDPYQCILCKGRLRFAGAMAGEHATKMLSDRLHRMAKKRWLQAPDLDKCA; encoded by the coding sequence ATGTATATTCCCCGACCGGCAAAGCTGCTGTTCCAGCATGATGACGGCTGGAGCCGCTATCTCGACAAACACGGCGACGCCCTCAGCGACTGGACTAAACTCGCCGTCGAGCGCATGCTCGCCTGCGGCACCTGCGCCATGGGCGTGCGCCGTTACTGCTGCGCCTCACCGGACTGCACCCATTCCCGCTTTTTCTGCCAGAGCTGCAAGTCCAAAGCCTGCAGCAGCTGTGGCCTCAAGGCCACTGAGCAGTGGATCGCCGAACAGCAGCACATCCTGCCCGACTGCGACTGGCAGCACATCACGTTTACCATGCCTCACCTGCTGTGGCCGTTCTTCAACAACAACTGGCCCCTGCTCAATGACCTGTTTCGCTGTGCCACTCGCGCCATGCTCCGCTGGGCGCGCCAACAGGGGATCGAAGTCGGCATCTTTTGCGCGCTACACACCTACGGCCGACAGCTGAATCAGCATCCGCATATCCACGTCTCCGTCACCCGCGGCGGCCTCGACATCAAACACAGCACCTGGCGGCAGCTGTTCTTTAAAAAGAAAGAGGTAGAGCAAATCTGGCGCAACGCCGTGGTTTACCTGCTGCGCGACAACTATGCGCAAATCAACCCCGGCGGCCTGCCGGGCCTCGGTCATATCCGTAATGAAGACCGGTGGCACCGTTACCTGCATGCCCAGTATCGCCGTGCCTGGAAAGTGCACTTCGCCAAAAAGACCCGCGGCGCCTGGCGCAGCGTGAAATACCTGGGCCGTTATCTGAAGCGCCCGCCGGTGGCCGCTTCTCAGCTGCGCCACTACCGCGGCGGTGCCGTGGTGCATCAGTATTACGACCACCGAACGCAGCAGCACAAACGCCAGAAAATCAGCCAGGAGGAGATGCTGCAGCGTTACGTCAGCCATATCCCGGCGCGGCATTTTAAAATGGTGCGGTACTACGGTTTTCTGGCCAACCGCAAGCGAGGCTCGCTGCTGCCGAAGGTCTACAATGCGCTGGAAATGACGGTACGGGAAAAACCGAAGCGGCCCGGGTTCGCAGTACTTATGAAGGGCTTCCTGGGCACCGATCCGTACCAGTGCATCCTCTGCAAAGGCCGGCTGCGTTTTGCCGGCGCCATGGCGGGTGAACACGCCACCAAAATGCTGTCCGACAGGCTGCATCGGATGGCTAAAAAACGATGGCTTCAAGCGCCGGATCTGGATAAGTGCGCCTGA
- a CDS encoding DUF5677 domain-containing protein, which yields MIDFVRNHDKKEELSDLSLTGISKLNVPLRDEFLSFLLSNPITASALTVLLIFEYLPAKTTWAKYLPNTEPDINIIMMAIGMCIPHQSQEATDCRWLVAMVSVVTGKLRGPREFIEPLFNYPDEGDLRIIRPTIRTLEMALKSENEKNLVWSKNFWNEAWEISPCLELVKSASTLPLEPYCTREKVEALRYQLEQHWENTHLTTAIDAKHDCVFGIAFYSLTILEELLQSEVRSGILARLGLRTVLESYISLNYMVLKDDKELWKKWRTYGAGQAKLNALKFDEFVESPEFINNDTLESIACEDVWEEFINIELGSWSGLDLRKISELAGVKDDYDKYYSWTSTYTHATWGAVREACFTTCGNPLHRLHRYPHKSKLPDTLYDACVLVDKILSTLNKCYPTFEFRFFD from the coding sequence GTGATTGATTTTGTCAGAAATCATGATAAAAAAGAAGAGTTATCAGATTTATCTCTTACTGGTATTTCAAAATTAAATGTACCGCTTCGCGATGAGTTTTTATCTTTCTTATTATCAAATCCTATTACAGCGTCAGCTTTAACAGTACTATTGATTTTTGAATATCTCCCTGCCAAGACTACATGGGCTAAATATCTTCCAAATACAGAGCCAGACATTAATATTATAATGATGGCAATAGGTATGTGTATACCTCACCAATCTCAAGAAGCAACAGATTGTCGATGGCTTGTAGCGATGGTCAGTGTAGTTACAGGAAAATTACGTGGGCCACGTGAATTTATAGAACCATTATTTAATTATCCGGATGAGGGTGACTTAAGAATAATACGTCCCACAATTCGAACTCTAGAAATGGCACTTAAATCCGAAAATGAGAAAAACTTAGTGTGGTCGAAAAACTTTTGGAATGAAGCTTGGGAAATCTCACCATGCTTAGAATTAGTGAAATCAGCCTCAACCCTCCCACTTGAACCTTACTGTACAAGAGAAAAAGTAGAAGCGTTACGCTATCAGTTAGAACAGCATTGGGAGAATACTCATTTAACCACGGCGATTGATGCAAAACACGATTGTGTTTTTGGAATAGCATTTTATTCTTTAACCATATTAGAAGAGTTGTTGCAGAGTGAAGTTAGGTCTGGAATATTAGCTAGATTAGGATTAAGAACGGTTTTAGAAAGTTACATCAGCTTGAATTATATGGTTTTGAAGGATGATAAAGAGTTATGGAAAAAGTGGAGAACTTATGGCGCAGGTCAAGCCAAATTAAATGCTTTAAAATTTGATGAATTTGTAGAATCACCTGAATTCATTAATAATGATACTTTAGAATCAATAGCATGTGAAGACGTATGGGAAGAATTTATTAATATAGAGCTTGGTAGTTGGAGTGGGTTAGATTTGAGAAAAATCAGTGAGTTAGCAGGTGTTAAAGACGATTACGATAAATACTATTCTTGGACGTCTACATATACTCATGCTACATGGGGAGCCGTAAGGGAGGCATGTTTTACCACTTGTGGAAATCCATTGCACCGTCTTCATCGATACCCTCATAAATCAAAATTACCTGATACGTTGTATGATGCATGTGTACTAGTCGATAAAATATTAAGTACATTAAACAAATGTTATCCAACATTTGAATTTCGGTTTTTTGATTAA